From one Triticum urartu cultivar G1812 chromosome 3, Tu2.1, whole genome shotgun sequence genomic stretch:
- the LOC125543009 gene encoding uncharacterized protein LOC125543009 isoform X2, producing the protein MPQVKPAPAPEPLLGLDGDDETLSERGSVGSGSGPSTPDARGGKEASSSTPSATGSKRKRESLSCDRVEADGPEPTRSGSSDTTWSMDSLHDGCPRSLSRKKNGRSEHSVTSAALISRPRGVLKLRKLPQNVSAETGAGGCNVLQPNGISKPSHFMRRKRIRKPRALKENRVGGGDPVICLKTENGTHDQDITTKSCSENDLSVPKLPGEPSKLVHVDKDSAGHALGHIDASLEENAAMMLCSLSDNRHDDPLRNRMSSPDRSSKESNLHRSNRLNNPYKNEDDVAGPSRLLRKRDGKGPFRKRRPRRHFYEVSPHDLDPFSIVKERIRVFWPLDETWYFGLVKKYDPVTKRHHVKYDDKDEEWINLQNERIKLLLLPGEGRRRCINNTSRKARKVNYEGEKRVHMDQNGSGSESEPIISWLAQSNQARSGTSSSISKTALGHPNFPVLSNSFDANPGFFGSDGAIPGGLHANGGPEVHNDGTVPRERRFRFVYYRRRFRRRRNGFVNISEHDSHLKSRSSSAVVLASANGREADTETGAPVKYVILVLSCPLKSVYKLISEACSAWLPSTFFHPQHGSLITLWPTVCLDILLVNGTLGLKHLLLETCLRSAVFLFCSLVGSFNQDSGLNAFNESEVPCTSVRFQISGLHGRSQAVFVLFSLIGIGKTQWKNLQAKFRYHSLKRELSKVDCTYTDIKQLISGNDQNVRTSMNLFSKSLSSDAQEPQFCSESNYPDADPVIFCLDNQSECTRNHVDVAAARHHLKLLTETNLTSNAVVHQAAPSEISVEDNQQSISQHRSALVKQVCSLETGTVSLDCDNSDGDINVISRRLPDQNGTCIAGDKLCSSSHNATNSPEKSKQSYPSMDIPQDKISDALDDELLSKDGKATEPVSNLVQELNEHPIGRVTPTAPRTSYHRNRFTSISRTFGDGSKLWPEDNMSTGSASGSKKTRTHVSYSVSPRSDELGSKHKGHFRKIQPHNIAKTNGSKRLPDNTRSGESSPESLACVANVLVTVGDRGWREYDTQITIHTDGQSDRSICVRLAEGKKYVHKVSQVLQPGATNRYTHAILWKGGPEWYLEFPDRSQWSIFKQMHDECYSHNIRAASVKNIPIPGVRLVEGHDDNDVVSFVRPQDYLCHIGPDVEMALDESRVIYDMDSDDEEWISGWRKSQRDKNNTISELTEDLFEKIMDKFEKFAHTHNCSALTIDQIKELDVDNAPLDITEVIHDHWHDKRQKKGMPLVRHFQPVMWKIYAQQLQEWESAVNRMQGSSNGYQGKRPPSKPALFAFCLKPRGLRLQVSKGPKQRSHKKLMYSGCHSFSREQDGFYRQGRKNGEYVGDGRTYESYDGGSLNSPTGYSPRFSMRTDSPRTSDASDRGSTPRFRTNSMKRNASFAFSEDHQPSPSFRSQKIRRGGVPDHWNTAIHEYQNSKQAPQSHRVDVEELKLRDATSAAQHAATMARLKREKAHCLMHKADLALHKASVAVMIADAIKASSRDSSRAADSRRDDGR; encoded by the exons ATGCCCCAGGTTAAGCCCGCCCCTGCACCCGAGCCACTCCTGGGTTTAGATGGAGATGACGAGACCTTGTCTGAGAGGGGCTCGGTTGGATCTGGGTCGGGCCCAAGCACGCCGGATGCTCGTGGTGGCAAGGAGGCCTCTTCAAGCACTCCCTCTGCTACAGGGAGTAAGAGGAAGCGTGAGAGCTTGAGTTGTGACAGAGTGGAAGCTGATGGTCCAGAGCCAACAAGATCCGGTTCGAGTGACACCACATGGAGCATGGACAGTTTGCACGACGGCTGCCCACGCTCCTTGTCGAGGAAAAAGAATGGCCGCTCCGAGCATTCGGTTACTTCTGCCGCATTGATCAGCCGGCCTCGCGGCGTCCTGAAGCTAAGGAAGCTTCCCCAGAATGTCAGTGCCGAGACTGGGGCTGGTGGTTGTAATGTGCTTCAACCCAATGGCATTTCTAAGCCTTCCCATTTCATGAGGAGGAAAAGGATAAGGAAACCAAGGGCGCTCAAGGAGAACAGAGTTGGTGGCGGTGATCCTGTCATTTGCTTAAAAACTGAGAATGGCACTCATGATCAGGACATCACAACAAAGTCTTGTTCGGAAAATGATCTCTCAGTTCCAAAGCTACCAGGTGAACCATCTAAACTTGTTCATGTTGATAAGGATAGTGCTGGGCATGCGCTAGGGCACATTGATGCTAGCTTGGAAGAAAATGCTGCTATGATGCTCTGTTCTCTGTCAGATAATAGACATGATGACCCATTGAGGAACAGAATGTCATCACCAGATAGATCATCAAAGGAATCTAATCTTCACCGCTCTAATCGCTTGAACAATCCATACAAGAATGAAGATGATGTAGCAGGTCCTTCTAGGTTGCTACGGAAGCGTGACGGTAAAGGTCCATTCAGGAAGCGTCGCCCACGTCGTCATTTTTATGAAGTCAGCCCTCATGATCTGGATCCATTTTCCATTGTAAAAGAGAGGATCAGGGTGTTTTGGCCTCTTGATGAGACTTGGTACTTTGGCCTGGTCAAGAAATATGACCCTGTGACAAAGAGGCATCATGTCAAATATGATGATAAGGATGAAGAATGGATCAATCTTCAAAATGAGAGAATCAAGCTCCTCCTTTTGCCAGGTGAAGGTCGCAGGAGATGTATTAATAATACTTCAAGGAAAGCACGTAAGGTGAACTATGAGGGGGAGAAGAGAGTACACATGGATCAAAACGGttcaggaagcgagtcagagccCATCATCTCATGGTTGGCTCAATCAAACCAAGCAAGATCTGGTACCTCCAGTAGCATCAGCAAAACAGCTCTTGGTCACCCAAATTTTCCTGTGTTATCAAACTCATTCGATGCCAACCCGGGATTCTTTGGCTCTGATGGTGCTATACCAGGAGGTTTACATGCAAATGGTGGCCCGGAAGTTCATAACGATGGGACTGTACCTCGGGAAAGGAGATTCCGCTTTGTTTATTATAGGAGGCGATTTCGCAGGAGAAGGAATGGTTTTGTCAACATTTCAGAACATGATTCACATTTGAAAAGCAGATCAAGTTCTGCGGTGGTTCTTGCTTCAGCCAATGGCAGGGAGGCTGATACTGAAACTGGTGCTCCAGTGAAATATGTCATATTGGTGTTAAGCTGTCCACTTAAATCTGTTTACAAGTTAATTTCTGAAGCCTGCAGTGCTTGGCTTCCCAGTACTTTCTTTCACCCTCAGCATGGTTCATTGATTACCTTATGGCCTACAGTATGTCTGGACATACTTCTTGTTAATGGTACTTTAGGTTTGAAACACTTGCTTCTTGAGACTTGCTTAAGATCAGCAGTATTTCTTTTCTGTTCACTCGTCGGAAGCTTCAATCAGGATTCTGGGCTGAATGCTTTTAATGAATCAGAAGTGCCATGCACCTCGGTCAGATTCCAGATATCTGGTTTGCATGGTAGGAGCCAAGCAGTGTTTGTGCTGTTCAGCCTCATTGGAATTGGCAAGACACAATGGAAGAACCTGCAAGCAAAGTTCAGATATCACTCTTTGAAAAGGGAGCTGTCTAAAGTTGACTGCACATACACCGATATCAAACAACTCATCAGTGGAAATGACCAGAATGTCCGGACTTCAATGAATCTCTTTTCGAAG AGTTTATCTTCCGATGCTCAGGAACCTCAGTTCTGCTCAGAATCTAATTATCCTGATGCTGATCCTGTCATATTTTGTCTTGATAATCAAAGTGAATGTACTCGAAATCATGTGGACGTGGCAGCTGCACGTCATCACCTAAAGCTGCTCACTGAAACCAACTTAACTTCCAATGCTGTAGTTCACCAGGCTGCTCCTTCTGAAATTTCTGTAGAAGATAATCAGCAGTCTATTTCACAACATAGATCTGCTTTGGTTAAGCAGGTTTGTTCCTTGGAGACGGGTACCGTAAGTCTGGATTGTGACAACAGTGATGGTGATATCAATGTGATAAGCAGAAGGTTGCCAGATCAAAATGGGACTTGCATAGCTGGTGACAAACTTTGTTCTTCCAGTCATAATGCTACAAACTCTCCAGAGAAATCTAAACAAAGTTACCCTTCCATGGATATTCCTCAAGATAAGATATCTGATGCTCTGGATGATGAGTTACTTAGCAAAGATGGCAAAGCCACAGAGCCTGTATCTAACTTGGTTCAGGAATTGAATGAACATCCAATTGGTCGTGTCACACCAACTGCCCCAAGGACGTCCTACCATCGGAACAGGTTTACATCCATATCACGCACATTTGGAGATGGTTCAAAATTATGGCCAGAAGATAACATGTCAACTGGCAGTGCTAGTGGTTCTAAGAAAACACGAACCCATGTTTCATACTCAGTTTCTCCTAGAAGTGATGAACTAGGATCAAAACACAAAGGACATTTCCGCAAGATACAACCTCACAACATCGCCAAGACTAATGGTTCAAAGAGGCTTCCTGATAATACTAGAAGTGGGGAGAGCAGCCCGGAGTCATTGGCTTGTGTTGCAAATGTCCTGGTAACAGTTGGTGATAGAGGATGGAGGGAATATGATACTCAGATCACAATTCACACCGATGGGCAGAGTGATCGAAGTATCTGTGTGAGGCTTGCTGAAGGAAAGAAGTATGTTCACAAAGTTTCTCAAGTTTTGCAGCCTGGTGCTACTAACCGCTATACGCATGCTATTTTGTGGAAAGGGGGCCCTGAATGGTACCTAGAATTTCCTGACAGAAGCCAGTGGTCGATTTTCAAACAAATGCATGATGAATGCTATAGTCATAACATCAGAGCTGCATCTGTTAAAAACATTCCAATCCCTGGTGTCCGCTTGGTTGAAGGTCATGACGATAATGatgttgtatcgtttgtgcgccCCCAAGATTATCTTTGCCATATCGGGCCAGATGTTGAAATGGCTCTTGACGAATCCCGTGTGATATATGACATGGATAGTGATGATGAAGAGTGGATTTCAGGATGGAGGAAGTCTCAGCGAGATAAGAACAACACTATATCTGAGTTAACAGAGGATTTGTTTGAGAAGATCATGGACAAATTTGAGAAATTTGCACATACCCATAACTGCAGTGCGCTCACCATTGATCAGATTAAGGAACTAGATGTTGATAATGCACCGCTGGACATCACTGAAGTGATACATGATCATTGGCATGACAAGAGGCAGAAGAAGGGAATGCCGCTTGTTCGACATTTTCAG CCTGTTATGTGGAAGATTTATGCTCAGCAGCTACAGGAATGGGAATCGGCAGTAAACAGAATGCAGGGTTCATCAAATGGGTACCAAGGAAAGAGGCCGCCCTCCAAACCTGCACTCTTTGCCTTCTGTTTGAAACCTCGTGGACTCCGGCTTCAGGTATCCAAGGGACCGAAGCAGAGATCACATAAGAAGCTTATGTACTCTGGATGCCACAGCTTTTCGAGAGAGCAGGATGGCTTTTACCGACAAG GCCGGAAAAACGGCGAATATGTTGGGGATGGGAGGACATATGAATCCTATGACGGTGGTTCTCTTAATTCACCAACAGGGTACTCCCCCAGGTTCTCTATGAGAACAGATTCCCCTCGCACGTCTGATGCTTCGGACAGAGGTTCTACTCCAAGATTCAGGACTAACAGTATGAAAAGGAATGCAAGCTTTGCATTCTCTGAGGATCACCAACCGTCCCCGTCCTTCCGCAGCCAGAAAATAAGGCGAGGAGGCGTGCCTGATCACTGGAACACTGCAATCCATGAGTACCAGAACTCGAAGCAGGCGCCCCAGAGCCACCGTGTGGACGTCGAGGAGCTCAAGCTGCGTGACGCCACGAGCGCCGCGCAGCACGCCGCGACGATGGCCAGGCTCAAGAGGGAGAAGGCCCATTGCCTGATGCACAAGGCGGACCTCGCCCTCCACAAGGCCTCGGTGGCCGTCATGATCGCGGACGCGATCAAGGCGTCCAGCAGGGACTCGTCGCGGGCGGCTGACAGCAGGAGGGACGACGGGCGGTGA
- the LOC125543009 gene encoding uncharacterized protein LOC125543009 isoform X1 codes for MPQVKPAPAPEPLLGLDGDDETLSERGSVGSGSGPSTPDARGGKEASSSTPSATGSKRKRESLSCDRVEADGPEPTRSGSSDTTWSMDSLHDGCPRSLSRKKNGRSEHSVTSAALISRPRGVLKLRKLPQNVSAETGAGGCNVLQPNGISKPSHFMRRKRIRKPRALKENRVGGGDPVICLKTENGTHDQDITTKSCSENDLSVPKLPGEPSKLVHVDKDSAGHALGHIDASLEENAAMMLCSLSDNRHDDPLRNRMSSPDRSSKESNLHRSNRLNNPYKNEDDVAGPSRLLRKRDGKGPFRKRRPRRHFYEVSPHDLDPFSIVKERIRVFWPLDETWYFGLVKKYDPVTKRHHVKYDDKDEEWINLQNERIKLLLLPGEGRRRCINNTSRKARKVNYEGEKRVHMDQNGSGSESEPIISWLAQSNQARSGTSSSISKTALGHPNFPVLSNSFDANPGFFGSDGAIPGGLHANGGPEVHNDGTVPRERRFRFVYYRRRFRRRRNGFVNISEHDSHLKSRSSSAVVLASANGREADTETGAPVKYVILVLSCPLKSVYKLISEACSAWLPSTFFHPQHGSLITLWPTVCLDILLVNGTLGLKHLLLETCLRSAVFLFCSLVGSFNQDSGLNAFNESEVPCTSVRFQISGLHGRSQAVFVLFSLIGIGKTQWKNLQAKFRYHSLKRELSKVDCTYTDIKQLISGNDQNVRTSMNLFSKSLSSDAQEPQFCSESNYPDADPVIFCLDNQSECTRNHVDVAAARHHLKLLTETNLTSNAVVHQAAPSEISVEDNQQSISQHRSALVKQVCSLETGTVSLDCDNSDGDINVISRRLPDQNGTCIAGDKLCSSSHNATNSPEKSKQSYPSMDIPQDKISDALDDELLSKDGKATEPVSNLVQELNEHPIGRVTPTAPRTSYHRNRFTSISRTFGDGSKLWPEDNMSTGSASGSKKTRTHVSYSVSPRSDELGSKHKGHFRKIQPHNIAKTNGSKRLPDNTRSGESSPESLACVANVLVTVGDRGWREYDTQITIHTDGQSDRSICVRLAEGKKYVHKVSQVLQPGATNRYTHAILWKGGPEWYLEFPDRSQWSIFKQMHDECYSHNIRAASVKNIPIPGVRLVEGHDDNDVVSFVRPQDYLCHIGPDVEMALDESRVIYDMDSDDEEWISGWRKSQRDKNNTISELTEDLFEKIMDKFEKFAHTHNCSALTIDQIKELDVDNAPLDITEVIHDHWHDKRQKKGMPLVRHFQPVMWKIYAQQLQEWESAVNRMQGSSNGYQGKRPPSKPALFAFCLKPRGLRLQVSKGPKQRSHKKLMYSGCHSFSREQDGFYRQASGRKNGEYVGDGRTYESYDGGSLNSPTGYSPRFSMRTDSPRTSDASDRGSTPRFRTNSMKRNASFAFSEDHQPSPSFRSQKIRRGGVPDHWNTAIHEYQNSKQAPQSHRVDVEELKLRDATSAAQHAATMARLKREKAHCLMHKADLALHKASVAVMIADAIKASSRDSSRAADSRRDDGR; via the exons ATGCCCCAGGTTAAGCCCGCCCCTGCACCCGAGCCACTCCTGGGTTTAGATGGAGATGACGAGACCTTGTCTGAGAGGGGCTCGGTTGGATCTGGGTCGGGCCCAAGCACGCCGGATGCTCGTGGTGGCAAGGAGGCCTCTTCAAGCACTCCCTCTGCTACAGGGAGTAAGAGGAAGCGTGAGAGCTTGAGTTGTGACAGAGTGGAAGCTGATGGTCCAGAGCCAACAAGATCCGGTTCGAGTGACACCACATGGAGCATGGACAGTTTGCACGACGGCTGCCCACGCTCCTTGTCGAGGAAAAAGAATGGCCGCTCCGAGCATTCGGTTACTTCTGCCGCATTGATCAGCCGGCCTCGCGGCGTCCTGAAGCTAAGGAAGCTTCCCCAGAATGTCAGTGCCGAGACTGGGGCTGGTGGTTGTAATGTGCTTCAACCCAATGGCATTTCTAAGCCTTCCCATTTCATGAGGAGGAAAAGGATAAGGAAACCAAGGGCGCTCAAGGAGAACAGAGTTGGTGGCGGTGATCCTGTCATTTGCTTAAAAACTGAGAATGGCACTCATGATCAGGACATCACAACAAAGTCTTGTTCGGAAAATGATCTCTCAGTTCCAAAGCTACCAGGTGAACCATCTAAACTTGTTCATGTTGATAAGGATAGTGCTGGGCATGCGCTAGGGCACATTGATGCTAGCTTGGAAGAAAATGCTGCTATGATGCTCTGTTCTCTGTCAGATAATAGACATGATGACCCATTGAGGAACAGAATGTCATCACCAGATAGATCATCAAAGGAATCTAATCTTCACCGCTCTAATCGCTTGAACAATCCATACAAGAATGAAGATGATGTAGCAGGTCCTTCTAGGTTGCTACGGAAGCGTGACGGTAAAGGTCCATTCAGGAAGCGTCGCCCACGTCGTCATTTTTATGAAGTCAGCCCTCATGATCTGGATCCATTTTCCATTGTAAAAGAGAGGATCAGGGTGTTTTGGCCTCTTGATGAGACTTGGTACTTTGGCCTGGTCAAGAAATATGACCCTGTGACAAAGAGGCATCATGTCAAATATGATGATAAGGATGAAGAATGGATCAATCTTCAAAATGAGAGAATCAAGCTCCTCCTTTTGCCAGGTGAAGGTCGCAGGAGATGTATTAATAATACTTCAAGGAAAGCACGTAAGGTGAACTATGAGGGGGAGAAGAGAGTACACATGGATCAAAACGGttcaggaagcgagtcagagccCATCATCTCATGGTTGGCTCAATCAAACCAAGCAAGATCTGGTACCTCCAGTAGCATCAGCAAAACAGCTCTTGGTCACCCAAATTTTCCTGTGTTATCAAACTCATTCGATGCCAACCCGGGATTCTTTGGCTCTGATGGTGCTATACCAGGAGGTTTACATGCAAATGGTGGCCCGGAAGTTCATAACGATGGGACTGTACCTCGGGAAAGGAGATTCCGCTTTGTTTATTATAGGAGGCGATTTCGCAGGAGAAGGAATGGTTTTGTCAACATTTCAGAACATGATTCACATTTGAAAAGCAGATCAAGTTCTGCGGTGGTTCTTGCTTCAGCCAATGGCAGGGAGGCTGATACTGAAACTGGTGCTCCAGTGAAATATGTCATATTGGTGTTAAGCTGTCCACTTAAATCTGTTTACAAGTTAATTTCTGAAGCCTGCAGTGCTTGGCTTCCCAGTACTTTCTTTCACCCTCAGCATGGTTCATTGATTACCTTATGGCCTACAGTATGTCTGGACATACTTCTTGTTAATGGTACTTTAGGTTTGAAACACTTGCTTCTTGAGACTTGCTTAAGATCAGCAGTATTTCTTTTCTGTTCACTCGTCGGAAGCTTCAATCAGGATTCTGGGCTGAATGCTTTTAATGAATCAGAAGTGCCATGCACCTCGGTCAGATTCCAGATATCTGGTTTGCATGGTAGGAGCCAAGCAGTGTTTGTGCTGTTCAGCCTCATTGGAATTGGCAAGACACAATGGAAGAACCTGCAAGCAAAGTTCAGATATCACTCTTTGAAAAGGGAGCTGTCTAAAGTTGACTGCACATACACCGATATCAAACAACTCATCAGTGGAAATGACCAGAATGTCCGGACTTCAATGAATCTCTTTTCGAAG AGTTTATCTTCCGATGCTCAGGAACCTCAGTTCTGCTCAGAATCTAATTATCCTGATGCTGATCCTGTCATATTTTGTCTTGATAATCAAAGTGAATGTACTCGAAATCATGTGGACGTGGCAGCTGCACGTCATCACCTAAAGCTGCTCACTGAAACCAACTTAACTTCCAATGCTGTAGTTCACCAGGCTGCTCCTTCTGAAATTTCTGTAGAAGATAATCAGCAGTCTATTTCACAACATAGATCTGCTTTGGTTAAGCAGGTTTGTTCCTTGGAGACGGGTACCGTAAGTCTGGATTGTGACAACAGTGATGGTGATATCAATGTGATAAGCAGAAGGTTGCCAGATCAAAATGGGACTTGCATAGCTGGTGACAAACTTTGTTCTTCCAGTCATAATGCTACAAACTCTCCAGAGAAATCTAAACAAAGTTACCCTTCCATGGATATTCCTCAAGATAAGATATCTGATGCTCTGGATGATGAGTTACTTAGCAAAGATGGCAAAGCCACAGAGCCTGTATCTAACTTGGTTCAGGAATTGAATGAACATCCAATTGGTCGTGTCACACCAACTGCCCCAAGGACGTCCTACCATCGGAACAGGTTTACATCCATATCACGCACATTTGGAGATGGTTCAAAATTATGGCCAGAAGATAACATGTCAACTGGCAGTGCTAGTGGTTCTAAGAAAACACGAACCCATGTTTCATACTCAGTTTCTCCTAGAAGTGATGAACTAGGATCAAAACACAAAGGACATTTCCGCAAGATACAACCTCACAACATCGCCAAGACTAATGGTTCAAAGAGGCTTCCTGATAATACTAGAAGTGGGGAGAGCAGCCCGGAGTCATTGGCTTGTGTTGCAAATGTCCTGGTAACAGTTGGTGATAGAGGATGGAGGGAATATGATACTCAGATCACAATTCACACCGATGGGCAGAGTGATCGAAGTATCTGTGTGAGGCTTGCTGAAGGAAAGAAGTATGTTCACAAAGTTTCTCAAGTTTTGCAGCCTGGTGCTACTAACCGCTATACGCATGCTATTTTGTGGAAAGGGGGCCCTGAATGGTACCTAGAATTTCCTGACAGAAGCCAGTGGTCGATTTTCAAACAAATGCATGATGAATGCTATAGTCATAACATCAGAGCTGCATCTGTTAAAAACATTCCAATCCCTGGTGTCCGCTTGGTTGAAGGTCATGACGATAATGatgttgtatcgtttgtgcgccCCCAAGATTATCTTTGCCATATCGGGCCAGATGTTGAAATGGCTCTTGACGAATCCCGTGTGATATATGACATGGATAGTGATGATGAAGAGTGGATTTCAGGATGGAGGAAGTCTCAGCGAGATAAGAACAACACTATATCTGAGTTAACAGAGGATTTGTTTGAGAAGATCATGGACAAATTTGAGAAATTTGCACATACCCATAACTGCAGTGCGCTCACCATTGATCAGATTAAGGAACTAGATGTTGATAATGCACCGCTGGACATCACTGAAGTGATACATGATCATTGGCATGACAAGAGGCAGAAGAAGGGAATGCCGCTTGTTCGACATTTTCAG CCTGTTATGTGGAAGATTTATGCTCAGCAGCTACAGGAATGGGAATCGGCAGTAAACAGAATGCAGGGTTCATCAAATGGGTACCAAGGAAAGAGGCCGCCCTCCAAACCTGCACTCTTTGCCTTCTGTTTGAAACCTCGTGGACTCCGGCTTCAGGTATCCAAGGGACCGAAGCAGAGATCACATAAGAAGCTTATGTACTCTGGATGCCACAGCTTTTCGAGAGAGCAGGATGGCTTTTACCGACAAG CTTCAGGCCGGAAAAACGGCGAATATGTTGGGGATGGGAGGACATATGAATCCTATGACGGTGGTTCTCTTAATTCACCAACAGGGTACTCCCCCAGGTTCTCTATGAGAACAGATTCCCCTCGCACGTCTGATGCTTCGGACAGAGGTTCTACTCCAAGATTCAGGACTAACAGTATGAAAAGGAATGCAAGCTTTGCATTCTCTGAGGATCACCAACCGTCCCCGTCCTTCCGCAGCCAGAAAATAAGGCGAGGAGGCGTGCCTGATCACTGGAACACTGCAATCCATGAGTACCAGAACTCGAAGCAGGCGCCCCAGAGCCACCGTGTGGACGTCGAGGAGCTCAAGCTGCGTGACGCCACGAGCGCCGCGCAGCACGCCGCGACGATGGCCAGGCTCAAGAGGGAGAAGGCCCATTGCCTGATGCACAAGGCGGACCTCGCCCTCCACAAGGCCTCGGTGGCCGTCATGATCGCGGACGCGATCAAGGCGTCCAGCAGGGACTCGTCGCGGGCGGCTGACAGCAGGAGGGACGACGGGCGGTGA
- the LOC125546686 gene encoding uncharacterized protein LOC125546686: MERKERSCPRPATATANKDQETLSWGPGGSRRQVSRTVGSRSDGWDQCGRGAWPPAENKKRPVRWSLFSAPSSVGRSVRRRRSATHDGATRCPPAVPRDAASGALGSCRGCLVIIPTPPPPPPRTDLLIIPTSGRRMQQGLQQQVNRRFRGDGRQGQALFAGRCDSSNIGYFEG, translated from the exons ATGGAAAGAAAAGAGCGGTCTTGTCCTCGTCCGGCCACTGCCACAGCGAACAAGGATCAAGAAACGCTCTCCTGGG GGCCGGGCGGGTCACGTCGCCAGGTTTCTCGCACCGTCGGATCGCGATCGGACGGCTGGGATCAGTGTGGGAGGGGAGCGTGGCCCCCGGCGGAAAATAAAAAGCGCCCCGTGCGGTGGTCTTTGTTTTCTGCTCCTTCGTCGGTCGGCCGGTCCGTCCGTCGTCGCCGCTCCGCCACACACGACGGCGCCACCCGCTGCCCGCCGGCGGTTCCCCGTGACGCGGCCTCCGGCGCTCTAGGATCTTGCAGGGGCTGCCTCGTCATAATCCCCAcgcccccacccccacccccacgcACTGACCTCCTCATCATCCCCACTTCAGGCCGCAGGATGCAGCAGGGGCTTCAGCAACAGGTAAATCGCCGCTTCAGGGGCGACGGCCGGCAAGGCCAGGCACTGTTTGCCGGCAG